From the genome of Populus alba chromosome 10, ASM523922v2, whole genome shotgun sequence, one region includes:
- the LOC118045372 gene encoding uncharacterized protein — MAEEKRIEEELACAILLAERVRSAVDEAESFKAECNHVGKHVDTIVEKLRAQVRSAQSFYERPIRRIVAEVCKNMERALTLVRKCKRRNVFRRVVTIISATDFRKVINLLEASVGDMKWLSSILDSNNDNSGIVITLPPIASNDPILAWVWSSISSIHMGPLPDKIEAANQLASLAHDNDRNKQIIVEEGGVPPFLRLLSETTSPDAQIAAATSLYHLSNDEERVSAILDKAGVPIIVKVLADSPMRVQTWVARLVARMAECNSIAQDDFARENAIRPLVTLLSFETFMDDQKSFVGKQSIHSLVQINQEMEKKTLIDSNNNHHYRPYVSSFSSFHCSEGSSRGGSNHRREREIESTEVKHKLKISCAEALWMLARDSVLNSKRITETKGLLCLAKLVEKGEGELQFNCLMTIMEITAAAESNADLRRAAFKANSPAAKAVVDQLLRVVKELDSPKLQAPAIRSIGSLARTFPARETRVVGPLVAHLSNRSQEVAAEAAIALGKFATPENFLCVAHAKAIIEFGGVPPLMRLLRGNEPSQFHGLVLLCYLALHAGNSEALEQARVLNALEGVDQKMLAQLPDLKELVYKAIYHINLYHAGTHSQRLLYVP; from the coding sequence ATGGCTGAAGAGAAACGAATCGAAGAGGAACTCGCCTGTGCGATCCTACTAGCAGAACGGGTTCGCTCCGCCGTCGACGAGGCCGAATCCTTCAAGGCCGAGTGCAACCACGTGGGAAAGCACGTTGACACCATCGTCGAGAAGCTTCGTGCTCAGGTCCGCTCTGCCCAATCCTTCTACGAGCGTCCCATTCGCCGCATAGTCGCGGAGGTCTGCAAGAACATGGAGCGCGCTTTAACCCTTGTACGCAAGTGCAAGCGCCGTAACGTCTTTCGCCGTGTCGTCACCATCATCAGCGCCACCGATTTTCGGAAAGTGATCAATCTCCTAGAAGCTTCGGTTGGTGACATGAAATGGCTGTCCAGTATCCTGGACTCCAACAATGATAACTCCGGGATTGTGATAACCCTTCCACCCATTGCTAGCAACGATCCGATTCTGGCTTGGGTTTGGTCCTCTATAAGCTCCATTCACATGGGACCTTTGCCTGACAAAATTGAAGCTGCTAATCAGCTTGCCTCACTTGCTCATGATAATGATAGAAACAAGCAAATCATTGTGGAAGAAGGGGGCGTTCCCCCTTTCCTTAGGCTTTTAAGTGAGACTACTTCACCTGATGCTCAAATTGCTGCTGCCACTTCGCTTTATCACTTGTCTAATGATGAGGAGAGGGTGAGCGCTATTCTAGATAAAGCTGGCGTTCCCATTATTGTCAAAGTGCTTGCGGATTCTCCAATGAGGGTTCAAACTTGGGTGGCGCGTTTGGTGGCAAGAATGGCGGAGTGCAATTCGATTGCTCAGGATGATTTTGCAAGGGAGAATGCGATTCGACCGCTGGTGACTTTGTTGTCCTTCGAGACCTTCATGGATGATCAAAAGAGTTTTGTGGGTAAGCAGAGTATTCATTCCCTTGTTCAGATTAACcaagaaatggagaaaaaaacgTTAATTGATTCGAATAATAATCACCATTACCGCCCGTATGTGAGTTCTTTTTCGAGTTTTCATTGTTCGGAGGGGAGTAGTAGGGGAGGGAGTAATCataggagagagagggagattgAGAGTACTGAAGTTAAGCATAAGCTGAAAATTAGTTGTGCGGAGGCTTTGTGGATGCTTGCCAGAGATAGTGTGTTGAACAGTAAGAGGATAACAGAAACAAAAGGGCTTCTTTGTTTGGCTAAATTGGTTGAGAAGGGAGAGGGAGAGTTGCAGTTCAATTGTTTGATGACGATAATGGAGATAACTGCTGCAGCTGAGTCCAACGCGGACCTTAGACGTGCTGCTTTTAAGGCTAATTCCCCTGCTGCCAAGGCAGTTGTTGATCAGCTCTTGAGGGTGGTTAAAGAGTTGGATAGTCCTAAACTACAAGCTCCTGCTATAAGATCGATTGGTTCATTGGCTAGGACTTTCCCAGCTAGAGAGACTCGAGTAGTTGGTCCTCTGGTTGCCCACCTTAGTAACAGGAGCCAAGAAGTGGCAGCTGAAGCTGCCATCGCACTAGGGAAGTTTGCTACTCCTGAGAATTTTCTCTGTGTTGCGCATGCAAAGGCAATAATCGAGTTCGGTGGTGTACCGCCTTTGATGAGATTGCTTAGGGGAAATGAACCGTCGCAGTTTCACGGGTTGGTTCTTCTCTGTTACCTTGCATTACATGCTGGCAATAGCGAGGCTCTGGAACAGGCTAGGGTGTTGAATGCTCTTGAGGGAGTGGACCAGAAAATGCTTGCACAGCTTCCTGATTTGAAAGAACTGGTGTACAAGGCAATATATCACATCAATCTCTATCACGCCGGAACGCATTCTCAAAGGCTGCTGTATGTGCCTTGA
- the LOC118045370 gene encoding cyclin-dependent protein kinase inhibitor SMR6, whose amino-acid sequence MGFSKKPPAVDGGLDLDGSKRWVIAGIPLRAPLKPISTNPVEKEINEDDDQSNCTTASTTPTSEEARIPSRLVCPPAPRKRKATFKCNYTSGVREFFTPPDLETLFVQRAN is encoded by the coding sequence ATGGGTTTCTCGAAGAAGCCTCCGGCCGTGGACGGTGGCTTGGATTTAGACGGTAGTAAGAGATGGGTTATTGCTGGGATTCCTTTGAGAGCTCCTTTAAAGCCCATATCTACAAATCCAGTGGAGAAAGAGATCAACGAAGATGATGATCAGAGTAACTGCACTACTGCTTCAACAACGCCTACCAGTGAAGAAGCAAGAATTCCTTCTAGACTGGTGTGCCCTCCGGCTCCGAGGAAGCGGAAAGCTACTTTCAAGTGTAATTATACCAGTGGTGTTAGGGAGTTCTTCACCCCCCCTGACTTGGAAACCCTTTTTGTACAAAGGGCAAACTGA
- the LOC118045371 gene encoding F-box protein At1g70590, with protein MLTTPPKKMKQSTWPGRSDGSRFKSLPVKHQFHQSEFKSTSKFWSTSSSSRQIRSSDGDFSKLPFDVLTKIAASFTLPDLQAASLACKSWSEGLRPLREAMLFLKWGKRFKHGRGGVRPNLNKALESFLKGAARGSTLAMVDAGLLYWEIGDKDKAIALYEKAAKLGDRSGQCNLGLAYLQAEPSKRKEAAKWLFQASKSGHVRAQYQFALCLHQGSGVNCNLQEAARWYLKAAEGGYVRAMYNVALCYSVGEGLAQSHRLARKWMKRAADRGHSKAQFEHGLGLFSEGEQLKAVVYLELATRAGETAAAHVKNVILQQLSATSRDRVMNLADNWRALPSSR; from the exons ATGCTCACCACTCCACCGAAGAAGATGAAGCAGAGTACCTGGCCTGGTCGATCAGACGGCTCTCGTTTCAAATCGCTCCCGGTCAAACACCAATTCCATCAATCAGAGTTCAAATCTACCTCCAAATTCTGGTCAACATCATCATCTTCTCGGCAAATAAGATCATCAGATGGTGATTTCTCGAAACTTCCCTTCGATGTACTAACCAAAATAGCGGCATCGTTCACGCTGCCTGATTTGCAAGCGGCGTCGTTGGCGTGCAAGTCATGGAGCGAAGGGCTTCGGCCGTTGAGAGAAGCGATGTTGTTCTTAAAATGGGGAAAGCGGTTCAAGCATGGGCGAGGAGGTGTGCGCCCTAATTTGAACAAGGCTCTCGAATCCTTTTTAAAAGGTGCGGCTCGTGGGTCCACCCTCGCTATGGTTGATGCTGGTCTTCTTTACTGGGAAATTGGCGACAAAGACAAGGCAATTGCCCTTTATGAGAAGGCTGCTAAGCTTGGAGACCGCTCTGGACAGTGTAATCTTGGACTTGCTTACTTGCAAG CTGAACCTTCGAAACGTAAGGAAGCAGCAAAATGGTTATTTCAGGCTTCAAAATCTGGTCATGTTCGAGCTCAATACCAATTCGCACTTTGTTTACATCAAGGTAGTGGGGTGAATTGTAATCTACAAGAGGCT GCTAGGTGGTATCTAAAAGCGGCTGAAGGTGGATATGTGCGTGCAATGTACAATGTTGCATTGTGTTACTCTGTTGGGGAAGGTTTAGCTCAGAGTCATCGACTAGCAAGAAAATGGATGAAGCGGGCAGCGGATCGTGGTCATAGTAAAGCTCAGTTTGAGCATGGACTTGGACTCTTTTCT GAAGGAGAGCAGTTGAAAGCTGTAGTTTATCTGGAACTTGCCACTCGTGCTGGTGAAACAGCAGCAGCTCATGTCAAGAATGTAATATTACAACAACTATCAGCAACTTCACGTGATCGTGTCATGAATCTTGCTGATAATTGGCGTGCTTTACCTTCATCTCGCTGA